The genomic window ATGATTCCAAAAGCTCCGGAGAACTTCTCTATTGCTTTGGCGGGGGGCGGTTTTAAAATATCAAATGTCCTGAAAAGGATAAACCCAAAGACCATTATCCATATGTTATAAGGCACTAAAAACAGTGACAACATCATGCCGCATGCCTCATCTATTACTATCATCTGCGCGTCTTTTCTTTTGTACACCCTTTCCGCTTCGGTTGAGAAGATTATACCGAGCATAAACAGG from Candidatus Omnitrophota bacterium includes these protein-coding regions:
- a CDS encoding phosphatidylglycerophosphatase A produces the protein MRRVVKITTSFFYLGHSPFMPGTMGSLAGLLIYFVVKDKFPIYAFSILFLFMLGIIFSTEAERVYKRKDAQMIVIDEACGMMLSLFLVPYNIWIMVFGFILFRTFDILKPPPAKAIEKFSGAFGIMFDDIIAAIYTNFILQIVCRAFHIQ